The following coding sequences are from one Triticum dicoccoides isolate Atlit2015 ecotype Zavitan chromosome 4A, WEW_v2.0, whole genome shotgun sequence window:
- the LOC119286695 gene encoding protein JINGUBANG-like — protein MGNHQKLLNFLRPEPAAVAACSPRSFSSSSASVSDDDGYSCSSYPTTDGDASPSRYCGSSTPPTPRSPWAHLPGLGAGGAVAESGATGLIASLVKEDGHVYSLAATGDVLYTGTDSRNVRVWRDQRELAGFRTASGLVKAIVVAHDGRIFTGHQDGKVRVWRADADNPAVHRQVGSLPKLKDYLKSAVNPTSYVETQRKGRQRAVWLRHSDAVSSLSLDEGAGLLYSASWDRTFKVWRVSDSKCLESVSAHDDAVNTVAAAGFDSVVFTGSADGTVKVWRRETAAKGDATKHVLEKVLREGESAVTAIAVSPEDRVVYVGSSDGLVTYWYWVDGEARYGGVLKGHKMAVMCLAVAGNVVVSGSADRTLCVWRRDGAEHVCLSVLAGHTGPVKCVAMDEEAAAGSGGDRRFVVYSGSLDGSVKVWRLSDAQAAPSQAWSGRPAPAPYAEAWAPPYQTVAKPKRVAAA, from the coding sequence ATGGGTAACCACCAGAAGCTCCTCAACTTCCTCCGGCCGGAGCCGGCCGCGGTGGCCGCATGCTCGCCGaggtccttctcctcctcctccgcctctgtgTCGGACGATGACGGGTACAGCTGCTCGTCCTACCCCACCACGGACGGGGACGCCTCGCCGTCGCGCTACTGCGGCTCCTCCACCCCGCCCACGCCCAGGTCGCCGTGGGCGCACCTCCCGGGCCTCGGCGCCGGGGGCGCCGTCGCGGAATCGGGGGCCACGGGCCTCATCGCGTCGCTGGTCAAGGAGGACGGCCACGTCTACTCGCTGGCGGCGACCGGGGACGTTCTTTACACCGGAACCGACTCCCGGAACGTGCGCGTGTGGCGGGACCAGCGCGAGCTCGCCGGGTTCAGGACCGCCAGCGGCCTCGTCAAGGCCATCGTCGTCGCCCACGACGGCCGCATCTTCACCGGTCACCAGGACGGCAAGGTGCGCGTGTGGCGCGCCGACGCGGACAACCCCGCCGTGCACCGCCAGGTGGGGTCGCTCCCCAAGCTCAAGGACTACCTCAAGAGCGCGGTCAACCCCACCAGCTACGTCGAGACGCAGCGCAAGGGGCGCCAGCGCGCGGTGTGGCTTCGGCACTCGGACGCCGTGTCCTCCCTCAGCCTCGACGAGGGCGCCGGGCTGCTCTACTCGGCCTCGTGGGACAGGACCTTCAAGGTGTGGCGCGTGTCGGACTCCAAGTGCCTCGAGTCCGTCAGCGCGCACGACGACGCAGTGAACACCGTGGCCGCCGCCGGGTTCGACAGCGTCGTGTTCACCGGGTCCGCCGACGGCACCGTCAAGGTGTGGCGGCGGGAGACGGCCGCGAAGGGCGACGCGACGAAGCATGTCCTGGAGAAGGTGCTCAGGGAGGGCGAGAGCGCGGTCACCGCCATCGCCGTGTCGCCCGAGGACCGCGTCGTCTACGTGGGCTCGTCGGACGGGCTGGTCACCTACTGGTACTGGGTCGACGGCGAGGCGAGATACGGCGGCGTGCTCAAGGGCCACAAGATGGCGGTGATGTGCCTGGCGGTGGCCGGCAACGTCGTCGTCAGCGGCTCGGCCGACCGGACCCTCTGCGTCTGGCGGCGCGACGGGGCAGAGCACGTCTGCCTGAGCGTTCTGGCCGGACACACCGGACCCGTGAAGTGCGTCGCCATGGACGAGGAGGCGGCCGCCGGTTCGGGCGGGGATCGGCGGTTCGTGGTGTACAGCGGGAGCCTCGACGGGTCGGTCAAGGTCTGGCGCCTGTCGGACGCACAGGCTGCACCGTCGCAGGCATGGAGCGGCCGGCCGGCTCCGGCGCCGTACGCGGAGGCGTGGGCGCCGCCGTACCAGACGGTGGCGAAGCCGAAGCGCGTGGCAGCGGCGTGA